The genomic interval GACGATGATCGAGGGCTTCGACGTCTCGGCCTTCGCGGCTTCGATGGCGGCATCCAGCTCGGCGACATCCTCGACGTATTCGCCGGTCTTCTTCCAATCGACCGTCTGCACATGCCAGCCGTAGGCTTCGTATCGCTTGGCGACGTCTTCGGTGAACGCGACGTTCGTGTCGTCTTCGATCGAGATCTGGTTCGAGTCGTACAGGACGACCAGGTTGCCGAGCTCCTGGTGGCCGGCGAGTGATGACGCCTCTGACGTCACGCCCTCCTGCAGGTCGCCATCCGACGCGATGACGTAGATGAAGTGATCGAACGGCGACGTGCCGGGCGCGGCATCCGGATCGAACAGTCCGCGCTCGTAACGCGCGGCGTACGCGAACCCGACGGAGGACGACAGTCCCTGGCCGAGCGGCCCGGTCGTGATCTCGACGCCGTCGGTGTGCCCGTACTCGGGGTGGCCGGGGGTCAGCGATCCCCACGTGCGCAAAGCCTTGAGGTCGTCGAGCTCCAGCCCGAACCCGCCCAGGTAGAGCTGCACGTACTGCGTCAGGGACGAGTGACCGGCCGACAGGATGAACCGGTCGCGGCCCGTCCAGTGCACGTCCGCGGGGTCGTGGCGCATGACCCTCTGGTAAAGCAGGTACGCGGCGGGGGCGAGGCTCATCGCCGTACCGGGGTGGCCGTTGCCGACCTTCTCCACCGCGTCTGCTGCCAGCACACGAGCGGTATCGACCGCGCGCCTATCGATTTCGTCCCACCGCAGTTCCGACACAGGGCCGCCTTTCTCGAGGGTTTGGCCCCAGCGTCGCCGGTCCGCGTCCCAACTCGACGAGGAGAAAGGGGGAATCGGCGCGGGGCGCGCGAATGACTTCAGCATAGCGAAGCGGTATGTCGCACCGATCATGCGTGCCGCTGTGTGACGGACCCCTGCCCCCGAAACGACCCGTCGCAGGGCGGTCGGTGGGCCGGGTCGCCGACATGCCATGCCATAGACTGAGGGCTGTTCGACAGGCGGCGATTGCGGGGGCGATGGACATCACGACGACGGCCGGTGCCGAGGCCTCCGTCCACGGACGACGCGATCCCCGCCACGGTTTCGGCCGCACCCTTCGCGCGTACATCGCACTCACGAAGCCGCGGGTCCTCGAACTGCTTCTCGTCACGACCATGCCGGTCATGATCCTCGCCCAGGGCGGACTGCCCAGCCTGTGGCTCGTGTTCGCGACCGTCATCGGCGGCTCGATGAGCGCCGGCTCGGCCGCCGCCTTCAACATGTACCTCGACCGCGACATCGACGCGCACATGCAGCGCACCGTGAACCGGCCGCTCGTCACCGGCGAGGTGTCGCCGAGGGGTGCCCTGATCTTCGCGTGGACGCTCGCCGTCGTCTCGACGATCTGGCTGTGGCTGACGACCAACTGGCTCGCCGCGACCCTGTCGGCGACGGCGATCTTCTTCTACGTCGTGATCTACACGATGATCCTGAAGCGCCGCACCGAGCAGAACATCGTGTGGGGCGGCATCGCCGGCTGCTTCCCGGTGCTCATCGGCTGGACGGCCGTGACCGGCTCGCTCGCCTGGCCCCCCGTCATCCTGTTCGCCCTCGTGTTCCTCTGGACGCCGCCGCACTACTGGCCCCTCTCGATGAAGTACAAGGACCAGTACGAGGATGTCCACGTCCCGATGCTCGGAGCCACCCGCAACGGCTCGCAAGTCGGGCTGCAGGTCATCCTCTACGCATGGGCGGCCGTCGCCTGCTCGCTGCTGCTCGTACCGGTCGCCGGGATGGGTCTCGTCTACACCGTCTCGGCTCTCGTGTTCGGAGGCTGGTTCATCTACGAATCGCACCGCCTCTACAACCGCGCGATCCGCGGCACCGAGCCCCGCCCGATGCGGGTTTTCCACGCATCGATCACGTACTTGACGCTGCTTTTCGTCGCCATCGCGATCGACCCGCTGCTGCCGTTCTGACGGCCATTGCACGCCTCGGTCGTTGAGCGAGCGGAGCGAGACGAAACGTCGCGGGTCCGGCTTGCGGCGTTTCGTCTCGTCGCTTCGCTCCTCGCTCAACGACCGGCGGGTTTGTTCGGAGTCTTTAGTAAATACTCTTGACAAACACGGATCGCCTTCGCCACAGTGATGCCATCACATCGCCGTGGAAGGAATCCCCCCATGTCCTCATTCACCAGATCCATCGCCGTGGCCACCGCGGTGCTCGTCGGGCTCGGCCTCGCGATCGCGCCTCCGGCGCAGGCGACCTCCTCGAAACCACCGTCCGATGCTCCCGCGAAAGTCGTCAGCGCCTATTTCGCGAACTGGGACGTGTACGGCCGCGGCTATTTCGTCAAGGACATCCCCGTCGACAAGCTCAACGTCATCCAGTACGCCTTCGGTGACGCGACCTACGACCCGGCGACGGGGAATGTGGGCTGCTCATCGCTCGACCCGTGGGCCGACTACCAGCAGGTGTACTGGGGGCCTGAGAACACCGTGGACGGCGTGGCCGACAACTTCGGCGCCAACGGCAACCTGTACGGCAATTTCAACCAGCTGAAGAAGCTGAAGGCCGCGAACCCCCACCTGAAAGTGGAGATCTCACTCGGCGGCTGGACGAAGTCGAAGTGGTTCTCGACGCTGGCGTCAACCAGCCAACTCCGCGAGAAGTTCGCCGCGGAGTGCATCGACACGTTCATCAAGGGCAACCTTCCGACCGGTGGATGGCCCGAGGACGCCGGCGGACCGGGAGCGGCAGCGGGCATCTTCGACGGCATCGATCTCGACTGGGAGTATCCGACATCGGTGGCCGACGGCAACTACAACGTGAGCCCCGCCGACCGCAAGAACGCGACAGCGCTCGCGGCCGAGTTCCGCACGCAGCTCGACGCGTACGGCACGAAGACCGGCAAGCACTACCTGCTCACGGCGGCACTGCCCGCGGCGACGAGCTCGACGAAGTACTACGAGCTCTCGGCGTTCGTGAAGCACCTCGACTGGGTCAACATCATGAGTTACGACTACAACGTCGCGGGCAGCCCCGTCGTCGCCCACAACTCGCTGTTCGGACTGGATCCGCGCGACCCGAACGCGAAGAACCCGACATGGAACACCGCCGGCACCGTTGCGTACTACCTGCTCAGCGGCGTGCCCGCATCGAAGATCGTGGTCGGCATGGGCTTCTACGGGCAGCAGTGGCTGCGCACCGGCACGAAGAACAACGGGCTGTACACATCGTTCGACAACACCGGCCTCAGCGCTGATTCGCTCACTGCGGACTCCGCATTCCAGCCGAGCTTCCACGCGCTGGTCGAGGCGGGCTACGTCAGCTCCGACGGCAAGACCGGTGGCAACGGCTACACGGTCGCCTGGAACGCCCTCGCCGGCGAGCCATATCTGTACAGCGCCGCGGCCGAGCACCCGACGTTGACGACGGGACCGGCCACCGTGCGCACCGTGATCACTTTCACGAGCCCGAAGTCGGTCGCCGAACGCATCGCGCTCATCGACAGGCTCGGGCTGCGCGGCGCGATGGTGTGGGAGATCAGCCACGACAGTGATGACCACGCGCTCATGAGTCAGGTCGCGAAGATCCTGCGCTGACGCACGGAACGACGGCGCCGATCCATGGGGTCGGCGCCGTCGTCGTGCGTGGAAGGGTCAGCGGCCGACGGGGACCTCGGCCTCGGTCGCCACCGGTTCTGCGTCGGCGACGGGTGCGGCGGGAACCGTCACGACCTCGACGATCTCTTCCTCATCGGTCCAGCCGATGGGCTCGACGACCTCGACCGGAGCCTTGGGGCGCAGCGAGGACGCCGCGGCGACCGCGAGGGCGAGGAGCAGACCGATGACGCCGGCACCGACGAGCACGGTGCCGAACAGCGCGACCGACGGGCCGACATAGACGTCGACGGCGGTGGCGCTGCCGTCGGTGAGAGTCGCGGTCATCTGACCGAGTCGCATGCTGAAGATCCATGCGCCGAGGACGACCGAGACGAGCGACGCGGCGACCAGGATCCAGAACGGGATGCTGCGAAGCAGGCTGGGACGGGTGTTCATTTGTTTCTCCTTGAAGCGGGCACGATCGGCCGCGCCATTCCGCCAGCGTGCCCGCAGCGGCGGAGCGTGGAGTGTGTGAATTCGATGAATCGCCTATGAACCTGAGCGAGCGGGATGCCGGCGCGCGTCGGTGATCGCGGCATCCGAGGGTGTCGCAACCGGTGCGGTGAGGTGCATGACGACGGTGGTCGTGGCCGCGACGAGAAGCACGGCGAGCACGAGATGGATGTTGACGAGGGCGATCGGCAGACCCGCGCGCGCCTGCCACAGCCCGACGAAGATCTGGACGATCTCGACGGCCAGAACGAGCCCGGTCCACAGGGGCAGCCGCTGCGCGCGGGGCATGCGCCACGATCCGGCGAAGATGACGACCGTGAGCGCGAGCAGCGCGTAGGCGGGCCACGAGTGGACGTGCTGCATGAACTCGGGATTCAGCCCGTTGCGAGACGCCCCGCCGTCGCCGGCGTGCGGACCGGATCCGGTGACGAGGATCCCGACGATGATCGTCACGAGCGCCGCGGCGGCCGTGACGCGCGTGGTGACGGCGTACCAGCCGGGCACGGCGGTCTCTCGGCGACCAGGAGTCGCGTAGACCCGCACCACCAGCGCCGCCGAGAGCGCCACCAGGATCACGGATGCGAAGAAGTGGAGGCCGACGATGTAGGGGTTCAGGTTCGTCAGCACTGTGATGCCGCCGATCACTGCCTGCAGCGGCACATAGAGACCGACTCCCAGAGCGAGCCAGAACAGGTCGCGACGCTGTGCGCGCATCCGGACGACGAACAGGAACGTCACGATCGCCACCACGACCAGGACGAACGTCAGCATGCGGTTGCCGAACTCGATCGCGCCGTGGAACCCCATTTCGGGCGTCGCGATGAGCGAGTCGGCGGTGCAGCGCGGCCACGTCGGGCATCCGAGGCCCGAACCCGTCAGGCGCACGAGTCCGCCCGTGGCGACGATCCCCACCTGCACCGCGAGTGTCGCCCACGCTGCGGCGATGACACGCCGGTCCACGTGGTCGGGCAGTCGGGTCCACAAGCGTCGGAGAAGTCCGGACGCGGGCGGAGTCGTCGTCTCGGCGGGCATCGTCAGCTGCCTCCTGGGATGGTGCTGGCACAGTGGGTGCATGATCCAGGCGCCCGCGCGGAGGCGGACCCTGTAGAATCGAGGGGTCGGCTTCGGGCACCCCTGGGTGCCTCGAACCACTGACAGTCTAGGCGCGATGGCCAGCGCCGCTTGAGAGGGCCCACCAGCGGCATCCCCTTCCGGTAACTCCACCTGAAGAGTCGGAATGCCGGTGCGGATGACACCGCAAGGACCCGGAGGAGAACGTGACGATGTCTGATGTGCTGATCGACCGACCCGAGCTCGCCAGCCTCGGACAGTACGAATTCGGCTGGCACGACACCGACGCCGCCGGCGCCACTGCCCAACGCGGCCTGAGCGAGGCCGTCGTCCGGGGCATCTCGACCCTCAAGACCGAGCCCGACTGGATGCTCAAGAACCGCCTCAAGGGTCTGCAGCTCTTCGGCCGCAAGCCGATGCCGACGTGGGGCGCCGATCTCAGCGAGATCGACTTCGACAACATCAAGTACTTCGTGCGCTCGACCGAGAAGCAGGCGGGCTCGTGGGAAGAGCTCCCCGAAGACATCCGCAATACCTACGAACGGCTCGGCATCCCCGAGGCGGAGCGCCAGCGTCTGGTCTCGGGCGTCGCCGCCCAGTACGAGTCCGAAGTGGTGTACCACCAGATCAACGAGCAGCTCGAGGCTCAGGGCGTCATCTTCATGGACACCGACACGGCGCTCAAGGAGCACCCGGAGTTCTTCGAGGAGTACTTCGGCACCGTCATCCCCGCCGGTGACAACAAGTTCGCGGCGCTCAACACCGCGGTGTGGTCGGGCGGCTCATTCGTCTACGTGCCCCCGGGGGTCCACGTCGAGATCCCGCTGCAGGCGTACTTCCGCATCAACACCGAGAACATGGGCCAGTTCGAGCGGACGCTGATCATCGCCGACGAGGGCTCGTACGTGCACTACATCGAGGGCTGCACCGCGCCGATCTACAAGAGCGACTCGCTGCATTCGGCCGTCGTCGAGATCATCGTGAAGAAGAACGCCCGCGTGCGCTACACGACGATCCAGAACTGGTCGAACAACGTCTACAACCTGGTCACGAAGCGCGCGATCGCGCACGAGGGCGCGACCATGGAATGGATCGACGGGAACATCGGCTCGAAGGTCACGATGAAGTACCCCTCGATCTTCCTGGTCGGAGAGCACGCCAAGGGCGAGACCCTGTCGGTCGCCTTCGCCGGCCCCGGTCAGCACCAGGATGCCGGCGCAAAGATGGTCCACATGGCCCCCTACACGCAGTCGTCGATCGTCTCGAAGTCGATCGCGCGAGGGGGCGGGCGCGCCGGCTACCGCGGCGAGGTTCGGGTCGAGGCCAACGCGCACCACTCGGCCAACACCGTCCGCTGCGATGCGCTGCTGGTCGACACGATCTCGCGTTCTGATACGTATCCGGCCATCGACATCCGCGTGGATGATGTGCAGCTCGGCCACGAGGCGACCGTCTCGAAGGTGAGCGAAGAGCAGCTGTTCTACCTCCAGTCCCGCGGCATGCCCGAGGACGAGGCGATGGCGATGATCGTGCGCGGCTTCATCGAGCCGATCGCGCGCGAGCTTCCCATGGAGTACGCGATGGAGCTCAACAAGCTCATCGAAATGGGCATGGAAGGATCGGTCGGCTAGATGACGGCCACGACACAGGCGCCTCCGACGGCGCCCGGTTCCACCGCGCACACCGACGGCGCCTGGGCGGTCATCCCCGTCCAGACGCGCTCGGAGCGTCCGCGATCGTTCGACCCCGCGGACTTCGACGTCCCGACGGGGCGCGAGGTGAACTGGAAGCACACACCCGTCGACCGTCTGTCTTCGCTGTTCGCGGATGTCGCGGCCGACGATCGCCCCGGTGACGCCGCCGTCGTCTTCGACGTGGCAGCGCCCGACGGAGTCGAGGTCGGCGCCCGGCGAGTGGGGGAGGCGCCCCGCGGCGAGGTCTTCGAGCCCGAGGACCGGTCAGCCGCGATCGCGTGGACCCGCGCCGACGAGGCGCTCTACCTGCGCGTGCCGTCGAACACCGAGCTCGATGCGCCGATCGTGGTGACCATGACCGGCGCGGGCGCGGACCGCCGCGCGAACGCGCACATCGTCTTCGAGGCGGGTGTGAACTCCCGGTGCACCCTGCTCCTGCGCCACGCCGGCTCGGCCCAGTTCGCCCAGAACGTCGAGGTGATCGTCCGCGACGGCGCTCACGTCGAACTCGTGACGGTGCAGCAATGGGACGACGATGCGGTGCACGCGGCATCCCATCAGGTGCGCGTCGAACGCGACGCGACGCTGCGGCACGTCGTCGTGAGCTTCGGCGGCGGCGTGGTCCGCGTGAACCCCAGCGTCGAGCTCGCGGGTGCGGGATCGCGCGGCGAGCTGTTCGGTCTCAGCTATTCGGATGCCGGCCAGCATCTCGAGAGCCAGGTCTTCCTGCACCACAGCGGCCCGGACACGAAGGGCGACGTCCTGTACAAGGGCGCCCTCCAGGGCACCGGCGCGCGCAGCGTCTGGATCGGCGATGTGCTCATCGGACCGGATGCCGTGGGCACGGACTCGTACGAAGCCAACCGCAACCTGGTGCTGACCGAAGGCGCGCGTGCCGACTCGGTGCCGAACCTCGAGATCGAGACCGGCGACATCCGCGGTGCCGGCCATGCCAGCGCCACCGGCCGATTCGACGACGAGCAGCTGTTCTACCTGCAGGCTCGCGGAATCACCGAAGACGAAGCGCGTCGCCTCGTGGTGCTCGGCTTCCTCACCGAGATCGTGCAGAAGATCGGCATCCCCGCCCTCGAGGCCGAGCTGTTCGCAGCCATCGAGATCGAACTCGCCCAGGAGGTCGCCCGATGACGGCTCAGCGCGTGTGCGCCCTCAGTGAGCTCGAGCAGGATTCGGCGATCCGGGTCGAGGTCGACGGCGTTGCCATCGCCGTCGTCATGGACTCCGCCGGGGACGTGCACGCCATCGGCGACACCTGCACGCACGGCGACATCTCGCTCGCCGAGGGATTCGTCGACGGCGACTCGCTCGAGTGCTGGGCCCACGGCTCGGCGTTCTCCCTGAGCACCGGCAAGCCCCTCAACCTCCCCGCTTATGAGCCGGTCCCGGTCTTCGCCGTCACGATCGACGGCGACGACGTGCTCATCGACCCCGCCGTGACGAAGCCGACCTCGTAGGCCTCGCCTAGGGTCGGCCACCACGCATCATGAAAAGAGAAGTCTGAATGTCTGTCCTAGAGATCCACGACCTGCATGTGACGGTCGAGACGGATGCCGGAACCACCCCCATCCTCACCGGGGTGACACTCACGATCCGCACCGGCCAGACCCACGCCATCATGGGTCCCAACGGCTCGGGCAAGTCGACGCTCGCGTACACGATCGCCGGTCACCCCAAGTACAAGGTCACGAGCGGCACGATCACGCTCGACGGTGAGGACGTGCTCGCGATGACGGTGGACGAGCGTGCCCGCGCCGGCCTCTTCCTCGCGATGCAGTATCCCGTCGAGATCCCCGGCGTCACGGTGACGAACTTCCTCCGGACCGCGAAGACCGCGATCGACGGAGAGGCGCCCTCGATCCGGACGTGGACCAAGGACGTCAAGCAGTCCATGAAGAACCTGCGGATGGATCCGAAGTTCGCGCAGCGCAACGTCAATGAGGGCTTCTCGGGCGGCGAGAAGAAGCGCCACGAGATCCTCCAGCTCGAACTGCTCAAGCCCCGCATCGCCGTGCTCGACGAGACCGACTCCGGCCTCGACGTCGACGCTCTCAAGATCGTGTCCGAGGGCGTCAACCGCGCCAAGGCCGAGAACGACCTGGGTGTGCTGCTCATCACGCACTACACCCGCATCCTGCGCTACATCCACCCCGACTACGTTCACGTCATGATCGGCGGACGCATCGTCCAGGAGGGCGGTCCGGAACTCGCCGACCGTCTCGAGGACGAGGGATACGACCGGTATCTTCCCGTGGGCGAGGAAGAGCCCGCTGATGCCGCCGTCGGCAGCGAAGCGTAGAATCGTTATATGACCGCAACGCTTGCACCCGAGAAGTTCGACGAGGTCACCGAAGCTCTCAAGGACGTCATGGACCCCGAACTGGGGATCAACGTCGTCGACCTGGGTCTGATCTACGACCTGGGGTGGGATGACGAGAACGACGCCCTGGTCATCCACATGACGCTCACCTCAGCAGGCTGCCCGCTGACCGACGTTCTCGAGGAGCAGACCGCACAGGCGCTCGACGAGGTCGTCGAGCGGTTCCGCATCAACTGGGTGTGGATGCCGCCGTGGGGCCCCGAGCGCATCACCGACGACGGCCGCGACATGATGCGGG from Microbacterium pumilum carries:
- a CDS encoding heme o synthase; the protein is MDITTTAGAEASVHGRRDPRHGFGRTLRAYIALTKPRVLELLLVTTMPVMILAQGGLPSLWLVFATVIGGSMSAGSAAAFNMYLDRDIDAHMQRTVNRPLVTGEVSPRGALIFAWTLAVVSTIWLWLTTNWLAATLSATAIFFYVVIYTMILKRRTEQNIVWGGIAGCFPVLIGWTAVTGSLAWPPVILFALVFLWTPPHYWPLSMKYKDQYEDVHVPMLGATRNGSQVGLQVILYAWAAVACSLLLVPVAGMGLVYTVSALVFGGWFIYESHRLYNRAIRGTEPRPMRVFHASITYLTLLFVAIAIDPLLPF
- a CDS encoding glycoside hydrolase family 18 protein, whose product is MSSFTRSIAVATAVLVGLGLAIAPPAQATSSKPPSDAPAKVVSAYFANWDVYGRGYFVKDIPVDKLNVIQYAFGDATYDPATGNVGCSSLDPWADYQQVYWGPENTVDGVADNFGANGNLYGNFNQLKKLKAANPHLKVEISLGGWTKSKWFSTLASTSQLREKFAAECIDTFIKGNLPTGGWPEDAGGPGAAAGIFDGIDLDWEYPTSVADGNYNVSPADRKNATALAAEFRTQLDAYGTKTGKHYLLTAALPAATSSTKYYELSAFVKHLDWVNIMSYDYNVAGSPVVAHNSLFGLDPRDPNAKNPTWNTAGTVAYYLLSGVPASKIVVGMGFYGQQWLRTGTKNNGLYTSFDNTGLSADSLTADSAFQPSFHALVEAGYVSSDGKTGGNGYTVAWNALAGEPYLYSAAAEHPTLTTGPATVRTVITFTSPKSVAERIALIDRLGLRGAMVWEISHDSDDHALMSQVAKILR
- a CDS encoding dinucleotide-utilizing enzyme yields the protein MNTRPSLLRSIPFWILVAASLVSVVLGAWIFSMRLGQMTATLTDGSATAVDVYVGPSVALFGTVLVGAGVIGLLLALAVAAASSLRPKAPVEVVEPIGWTDEEEIVEVVTVPAAPVADAEPVATEAEVPVGR
- a CDS encoding COX15/CtaA family protein yields the protein MPAETTTPPASGLLRRLWTRLPDHVDRRVIAAAWATLAVQVGIVATGGLVRLTGSGLGCPTWPRCTADSLIATPEMGFHGAIEFGNRMLTFVLVVVAIVTFLFVVRMRAQRRDLFWLALGVGLYVPLQAVIGGITVLTNLNPYIVGLHFFASVILVALSAALVVRVYATPGRRETAVPGWYAVTTRVTAAAALVTIIVGILVTGSGPHAGDGGASRNGLNPEFMQHVHSWPAYALLALTVVIFAGSWRMPRAQRLPLWTGLVLAVEIVQIFVGLWQARAGLPIALVNIHLVLAVLLVAATTTVVMHLTAPVATPSDAAITDARRHPARSGS
- the sufB gene encoding Fe-S cluster assembly protein SufB; translated protein: MSDVLIDRPELASLGQYEFGWHDTDAAGATAQRGLSEAVVRGISTLKTEPDWMLKNRLKGLQLFGRKPMPTWGADLSEIDFDNIKYFVRSTEKQAGSWEELPEDIRNTYERLGIPEAERQRLVSGVAAQYESEVVYHQINEQLEAQGVIFMDTDTALKEHPEFFEEYFGTVIPAGDNKFAALNTAVWSGGSFVYVPPGVHVEIPLQAYFRINTENMGQFERTLIIADEGSYVHYIEGCTAPIYKSDSLHSAVVEIIVKKNARVRYTTIQNWSNNVYNLVTKRAIAHEGATMEWIDGNIGSKVTMKYPSIFLVGEHAKGETLSVAFAGPGQHQDAGAKMVHMAPYTQSSIVSKSIARGGGRAGYRGEVRVEANAHHSANTVRCDALLVDTISRSDTYPAIDIRVDDVQLGHEATVSKVSEEQLFYLQSRGMPEDEAMAMIVRGFIEPIARELPMEYAMELNKLIEMGMEGSVG
- the sufD gene encoding Fe-S cluster assembly protein SufD; the encoded protein is MTATTQAPPTAPGSTAHTDGAWAVIPVQTRSERPRSFDPADFDVPTGREVNWKHTPVDRLSSLFADVAADDRPGDAAVVFDVAAPDGVEVGARRVGEAPRGEVFEPEDRSAAIAWTRADEALYLRVPSNTELDAPIVVTMTGAGADRRANAHIVFEAGVNSRCTLLLRHAGSAQFAQNVEVIVRDGAHVELVTVQQWDDDAVHAASHQVRVERDATLRHVVVSFGGGVVRVNPSVELAGAGSRGELFGLSYSDAGQHLESQVFLHHSGPDTKGDVLYKGALQGTGARSVWIGDVLIGPDAVGTDSYEANRNLVLTEGARADSVPNLEIETGDIRGAGHASATGRFDDEQLFYLQARGITEDEARRLVVLGFLTEIVQKIGIPALEAELFAAIEIELAQEVAR
- a CDS encoding non-heme iron oxygenase ferredoxin subunit — encoded protein: MTAQRVCALSELEQDSAIRVEVDGVAIAVVMDSAGDVHAIGDTCTHGDISLAEGFVDGDSLECWAHGSAFSLSTGKPLNLPAYEPVPVFAVTIDGDDVLIDPAVTKPTS
- the sufC gene encoding Fe-S cluster assembly ATPase SufC translates to MSVLEIHDLHVTVETDAGTTPILTGVTLTIRTGQTHAIMGPNGSGKSTLAYTIAGHPKYKVTSGTITLDGEDVLAMTVDERARAGLFLAMQYPVEIPGVTVTNFLRTAKTAIDGEAPSIRTWTKDVKQSMKNLRMDPKFAQRNVNEGFSGGEKKRHEILQLELLKPRIAVLDETDSGLDVDALKIVSEGVNRAKAENDLGVLLITHYTRILRYIHPDYVHVMIGGRIVQEGGPELADRLEDEGYDRYLPVGEEEPADAAVGSEA
- a CDS encoding metal-sulfur cluster assembly factor, which codes for MTATLAPEKFDEVTEALKDVMDPELGINVVDLGLIYDLGWDDENDALVIHMTLTSAGCPLTDVLEEQTAQALDEVVERFRINWVWMPPWGPERITDDGRDMMRALGFAI